The following coding sequences are from one Mytilus trossulus isolate FHL-02 chromosome 8, PNRI_Mtr1.1.1.hap1, whole genome shotgun sequence window:
- the LOC134681771 gene encoding AAC-rich mRNA clone AAC11 protein-like isoform X1, giving the protein MRDEVIFSCLLLTVCGMTIQKRNAEMEEIYVKHNDSGMKTRYEFNDIRISNRRKRWSIGSGNNGDHNSANGNQNIGNTNTKKSKHTHVIDARNERNLRRKRMMKICKNWSIGSNYTGDGNTADNNTNIDNTNKTTNEIGVGNFEHSEQKRDWSIGSNNEGNKHSANGNTNICNNQKHSHNNTNVFIAGNVRNNGNNGKKSGTFLYYVIYMSKLLITCFIVRHLIL; this is encoded by the exons ATGAGGGATGAAGTTATATTTAGCTGTTTGCTTCTGACAGTATGTG GAAtgacaattcaaaagagaaatgCAGAAATGGAAGAAATATATGTCAAACATAATGATTCCGGAATGAAAACAAGATATGAATTCAATGATATCCGAATCAGTAATCGCAG gaAAAGATGGAGCATTGGAAGTGGCAATAACGGCGATCATAACTCTGCAAATGGCAATCAAAACATTggcaatacaaatacaaaaaagagCAAGCATACACATGTGATAGATGCTCgaaatgaaagaaatttaaGAAGGAAACGAATGATGAAAATCTGTAAAAATTGGAGCATAGGAAGTAACTATACAGGCGATGGAAATACAGCAGATAACAACACTAATATTGACAACACGAATAAAACTACAAACGAAATTGGGGTAGGAAATTTTGAACATTCTGAACAGAAAAGGGACTGGAGTATTGGCAGTAACAACGAAGGAAATAAACATTCCGCAAATGGCAAcacaaatatttgcaataacCAGAAACATAGTCACAATAACACAAATGTATTCATTGCTGGAAATGTCAGAAACAATGGAAACAATGGAAAGAAAAGTGgcacttttttatattatgtgatTTATATGTCAAAACTGCTTATTACTTGCTTTATTGTAAgacatttgattttgtaa
- the LOC134681771 gene encoding uncharacterized protein LOC134681771 isoform X3: MRDEVIFSCLLLTVCGMAIQKRNADEEEIYDRRKDFGMKTRYEFSDIRISNRRKRWIIGSGNNGDHNSANGNQNIGNTNTKKSKHTIVIDARNERNLGRKRRLKICKKWSIGSNYTGDGNTADNNTNIDNKNKITNEIGVGNFEHSEQKSDWSIGSNNEGN; encoded by the exons ATGAGGGATGAAGTTATATTTAGCTGTTTGCTTCTGACAGTATGTG GAATggcaattcaaaagagaaatgCAGATGAGGAAGAAATATATGACAGACGTAAAGATTTCGGAATGAAAACAAGATATGAATTCAGTGATATCCGAATCAGTAATCGCAG gaAAAGGTGGATCATTGGAAGTGGCAATAACGGCGATCATAACTCTGCAAATGGCAATCAAAACATTGGCAATACAAACACCAAAAAGAGCAAGCATACAATTGTGATAGATGCTCGAAATGAAAGAAATTTAGGAAGGAAACGAAGGCtgaaaatctgtaaaaaatGGAGCATAGGAAGTAACTATACAGGCGATGGAAATACAGCAGATAACAACACTAATATTGACAACaagaataaaattacaaatgaaattGGGGTAGGAAATTTTGAACATTCTGAACAGAAAAGTGACTGGAGTATCGGCAGTAACAACGAAGGAAATTAA
- the LOC134681771 gene encoding glycosyltransferase-like protein gnt13 isoform X2 produces the protein MTIQKRNAEMEEIYVKHNDSGMKTRYEFNDIRISNRRKRWSIGSGNNGDHNSANGNQNIGNTNTKKSKHTHVIDARNERNLRRKRMMKICKNWSIGSNYTGDGNTADNNTNIDNTNKTTNEIGVGNFEHSEQKRDWSIGSNNEGNKHSANGNTNICNNQKHSHNNTNVFIAGNVRNNGNNGKKSGTFLYYVIYMSKLLITCFIVRHLIL, from the exons AtgacaattcaaaagagaaatgCAGAAATGGAAGAAATATATGTCAAACATAATGATTCCGGAATGAAAACAAGATATGAATTCAATGATATCCGAATCAGTAATCGCAG gaAAAGATGGAGCATTGGAAGTGGCAATAACGGCGATCATAACTCTGCAAATGGCAATCAAAACATTggcaatacaaatacaaaaaagagCAAGCATACACATGTGATAGATGCTCgaaatgaaagaaatttaaGAAGGAAACGAATGATGAAAATCTGTAAAAATTGGAGCATAGGAAGTAACTATACAGGCGATGGAAATACAGCAGATAACAACACTAATATTGACAACACGAATAAAACTACAAACGAAATTGGGGTAGGAAATTTTGAACATTCTGAACAGAAAAGGGACTGGAGTATTGGCAGTAACAACGAAGGAAATAAACATTCCGCAAATGGCAAcacaaatatttgcaataacCAGAAACATAGTCACAATAACACAAATGTATTCATTGCTGGAAATGTCAGAAACAATGGAAACAATGGAAAGAAAAGTGgcacttttttatattatgtgatTTATATGTCAAAACTGCTTATTACTTGCTTTATTGTAAgacatttgattttgtaa